AGGAAGGTGTCTGCTCAGTAGATCTTGCTATGGAATGGACAGGCTGCACACATATTCCTGAAATTCATACCAGTCACAGCATCCACGCCAGTTGTATGTCCGCAGCTTCATGGATGCCAGAGCAGAAGATGAACCTGCAGAAGCCAGCTCAAGCTCTGGGCCTGCTCCATCAGACATGCCTGCCATGAACCTCCAGCCTTCCCCCCAGGCAGCTTCAAAGCTGTCGCTGAAAAGGGAAGTAGTGCTGTCTACAGTTagctcctttctccttttctggcaGACTCACCTCCAGTCCTATGGGAAGAAAAACTGAGACAGAGACCAGTGGGTGACACAATTGTCACTTCTTTCCATAACCTTGTCAGGGTTGTGATACAGTCAGCTACCATACCTAAAGAGGGTAACAGAGACAGCAAATCTATGCTCTCCtccacccagcccagctcccagagcACACAGCTCTTTGGGATTCATTTACTGGACGTTTCAGAGGGACACCTGTTGCGTTACACAGATCTATTTGGTTACAGAAACCTACCATCTGCCCTTGTGTTGTACCAACCAAAGTCTGCAAGCACCCTGACAGCAAAGAGGATTATTATTACATTTCCATCTGCTCTGCAACATGAGCTGCCCACAAGCAACAATCTGAAGATGTCCCTGAGCTCCTAAATCCCACCTTGCccttaaaaaaatgtaagttacAGGAAGAACGGGAGGAGCCATGATAATCCATTTCCCTCAAAGCACAAGTCACAtccacagcaacattttaaaCTTGCTCCACTTCCTGCATGGCTAAATGCAGGGAACGTTAACGGGTCACATCAGATTCATCTAAGTGGTGACAACGCCAATATAAAACCATTGACTGGGTCTGCACCAATgtaacaaactttaaaaaagtattaaaacagACTGTTTATTACAGCATATGATGTGTTATATTAATTTACacaatgatatatatatataaaaacagcCATTGATGATGTACAGTAAATTGGACATCAACAGGAATATTAAAACTACTGATACTCATGCACGTGACATGcatatggttttttttttttttttcaaaagcagttgtACACAATATACTGAAGTTACTAAGCCTTAGTCAGCTATTCCAACAGTTTACTCTGAACACCACTGCCGTCTGCAGTGGAACTCCTGGGAGATTGAAGCAGAGTGCACTCCAGAGAAGGCAACTTAACCTTGGAGACAGATTGAATAGGAGCCCTTTCCTGGTGGGAGAAAGCTGGGGAAGGACAGGGGTGAGTTTTAGGAAGAGAATcggcaagaaaagaaaaaaacaggccAGGCTACCAGGAGGAAGAAGTTCAAGATGTGGCAACAGGAGCAGCAAAAAGGGACAAGCAAAAATATGAAGACCACCCACACTCCCTCCCCCTTATCGCCTAAAAACTTATGACCTTAAGCTGTCGATATCCTGTATAAGACCCAGAACTGGAAAACTTAGGCAAGGAAGATCCATTCCCAGAAACATTAGCCTTTTTTCAAAGCCTTCTGACACCATGCACTGGAGGCTGTTCACCACTGAAATGGCAgtgttatgttttttttttttttaaaacaagtataATGGTCTTTTATTTCCACGTAAAAGGCACTAGTATCCACCCAAGTTCTGAAGACAAGTGACATAATTTACCataagttttaaatatttgtataaaaagaaaaaaaatctgtggaaatatgTACACAAAAGCACCTTGcttctgaaagcagaagcagATACATTCCACCAAGTCACCTCACTAGACCGTTGTCATGAGCTTCAGGGAGCCCGACCGAAAGCGGAGGATTTTCTTCTTGAGGTTGTGGGAGGCTTTGATTTTGACAAAGGCCTTTGCCGCATTTTCATGCAGCTCTGGCGCCGTGACCGTTTGAATGGGGAGTGTCTGGACAAACTGAGACCAAATAAGGCCCCCACTCTCATCAGAGTCGCTGGTGGTTGTGCTCTCCCCTACGAACTCCACCTCGCTCAGGCTCGACTCGCTGTCTCCAAAGCAGTTCGTTGTGTAGTTGCTCTGCTCGTCCTCACTCGTGTCTACCACGGTGGAGTGGAACAAGGACTCGCACTCCGCCGAGTACTCCGAGTCGCTGGCCACGTAGGCGTACGGACTGACGTAGGGCAGAGGAACTTGCGAGTAGACCCCTACACCTTCTCGCCGGTTCCTCCTCGCCCTCCGTAAGGCCTCCTCGTAGGAAATCTCCGCTGACGACTTCCACCGGCGGTAGTCAGCCCGCTTGTGTTTAGGCTTGGCCACCACAACCTCTCGGCCATGCCCGTGGGATCGAATGGCGGATTTGTGCAGGCCAGCCTGCCGATTCTGGAGGCCTGACTCCGGCTGCAAGCCGCTGCCTCTCTTCCCCCGCGAGgagggttttttcagtttcttatttgtATCCAACTCATCAGGAAAGCGGCACTTCTTGCCGACTGTCTTGGTTTTCTCCCGCAAGGTCTGTGAACCGTTTTCCAGCCCATTGGTAAGGTGGGGCCTGTGTTTCAGCACGGAGCTTTTCAAAATCTTGACATTTCGGGTGCCTTTGTGAAGCTTCACACTTTGCTGTTGGGCTGGTATGTACTGGGCGTTCACCAGCAACCCATCATCCAGGCTCTGGGAAGAAGAGCCCTCGCTTTTGAAATCCAGCGCGGGCCTCTCCTCGACAGCAGGCGATGAGGAGCGAGCTGCCTGCAAGTTGCTCTTTAGCAGGATTTTTTTGGGAGGTTGGCTGACCCTGTTCTCCGGCTGCAGCACCACAGGCTTCCCCGGGCTCTCTTTGGGAGATGCAGCAAAGTGCTGGCCGTTCTCCTTGGGGACATCCCCCGCCGCAGCCATTGCGTTGCGGTTGAGCTCCAGAGGTGCCGGTTTGGTGCCCCGTGGCAGGTGCTTGCTCTGAAGTTCACTTGTTACACCGGGTGGGAAAGCCGGTGGCAAAGGTGCCTTCCTACTCTCCAGCTGCTCGCCCGCTGGCTCCCTCGGCCTCTGCTTTAACGGGGAGGGTGCCACGTGGTCCAGAGCGGTGGTCCCACCAGAAGGCAAGCACGCTTGCTTGGAGCTCTTCAGGTTCACGACATTACTGTGAGCCACCACACCTGCAGGCTGCCTGACGCACATGCTTCCATGCCTCAAGATCCCTTTGGTGGGATCGGCGTTGAGACTCGTCCTCGGTTTGTTAGTCCTTACCGCATGAGTCTTTTTCTGAACCAGGCTTAAGATGTACCCATCTATCCTCTTGCTGGTAGAAGGGCATGGAGCCGGCCAGGAGCTTTGCGGGAGAAAGGTGTTGGTGGATTTTCCCGAGTCTGTTTCGGATCCGGCGCAAACGTCGCTAATATCGCAACCAAGCCTCTCCTCTTCTCGCTGGGGGTTTTCAGTCACGGGGAGAAGAAACATGGGACTCTGCACAGCTACCGCATGGAGTGGGCTGGGGTACCGGTAGACGTCGTTCCCGTTTTTAGACACCAGATCGCACTGGTACTTTGGATGCACATCTGCAACGACATCGAGGGAATTTGAGTGCGGTGTGGACAAAGAGCGACAGACAGAGCCTGCAGTCTGGTCCTCATGCTGGCCTTCCTTATTATAGTCCATCCAGCCTATGAGATCTGA
The sequence above is drawn from the Strix aluco isolate bStrAlu1 chromosome 4, bStrAlu1.hap1, whole genome shotgun sequence genome and encodes:
- the DACT1 gene encoding dapper homolog 1 isoform X2 — translated: MKASPAVAAVAAAAGPGQAGGPREPDARWREKGEAEAERQRTRERLEATLAGLGELEYLRQRQELLVKSLLLRRPVGAVPGAQGGRGEPPGEGPPPRSLEEKFLEENILLLRRQLNCLRRRDAGLLNQLQELDKQISDLRLDVEKTADEHLETDSRPSSGFYELSDGASGSLSNSSNSVFNLIGWMDYNKEGQHEDQTAGSVCRSLSTPHSNSLDVVADVHPKYQCDLVSKNGNDVYRYPSPLHAVAVQSPMFLLPVTENPQREEERLGCDISDVCAGSETDSGKSTNTFLPQSSWPAPCPSTSKRIDGYILSLVQKKTHAVRTNKPRTSLNADPTKGILRHGSMCVRQPAGVVAHSNVVNLKSSKQACLPSGGTTALDHVAPSPLKQRPREPAGEQLESRKAPLPPAFPPGVTSELQSKHLPRGTKPAPLELNRNAMAAAGDVPKENGQHFAASPKESPGKPVVLQPENRVSQPPKKILLKSNLQAARSSSPAVEERPALDFKSEGSSSQSLDDGLLVNAQYIPAQQQSVKLHKGTRNVKILKSSVLKHRPHLTNGLENGSQTLREKTKTVGKKCRFPDELDTNKKLKKPSSRGKRGSGLQPESGLQNRQAGLHKSAIRSHGHGREVVVAKPKHKRADYRRWKSSAEISYEEALRRARRNRREGVGVYSQVPLPYVSPYAYVASDSEYSAECESLFHSTVVDTSEDEQSNYTTNCFGDSESSLSEVEFVGESTTTSDSDESGGLIWSQFVQTLPIQTVTAPELHENAAKAFVKIKASHNLKKKILRFRSGSLKLMTTV
- the DACT1 gene encoding dapper homolog 1 isoform X1, translating into MKASPAVAAVAAAAGPGQAGGPREPDARWREKGEAEAERQRTRERLEATLAGLGELEYLRQRQELLVKSLLLRRPVGAVPGAQGGRGEPPGEGPPPRSLEEKFLEENILLLRRQLNCLRRRDAGLLNQLQELDKQISDLRLDVEKTADEHLETDSRPSSGFYELSDGASGSLSNSSNSVFSECLSSCHSSTCFCSPLEATLNISDGRPKSADLIGWMDYNKEGQHEDQTAGSVCRSLSTPHSNSLDVVADVHPKYQCDLVSKNGNDVYRYPSPLHAVAVQSPMFLLPVTENPQREEERLGCDISDVCAGSETDSGKSTNTFLPQSSWPAPCPSTSKRIDGYILSLVQKKTHAVRTNKPRTSLNADPTKGILRHGSMCVRQPAGVVAHSNVVNLKSSKQACLPSGGTTALDHVAPSPLKQRPREPAGEQLESRKAPLPPAFPPGVTSELQSKHLPRGTKPAPLELNRNAMAAAGDVPKENGQHFAASPKESPGKPVVLQPENRVSQPPKKILLKSNLQAARSSSPAVEERPALDFKSEGSSSQSLDDGLLVNAQYIPAQQQSVKLHKGTRNVKILKSSVLKHRPHLTNGLENGSQTLREKTKTVGKKCRFPDELDTNKKLKKPSSRGKRGSGLQPESGLQNRQAGLHKSAIRSHGHGREVVVAKPKHKRADYRRWKSSAEISYEEALRRARRNRREGVGVYSQVPLPYVSPYAYVASDSEYSAECESLFHSTVVDTSEDEQSNYTTNCFGDSESSLSEVEFVGESTTTSDSDESGGLIWSQFVQTLPIQTVTAPELHENAAKAFVKIKASHNLKKKILRFRSGSLKLMTTV
- the DACT1 gene encoding dapper homolog 1 isoform X3; the encoded protein is MKASPAVAAVAAAAGPGQAGGPREPDARWREKGEAEAERQRTRERLEATLAGLGELEYLRQRQELLVKSLLLRRPVGAVPGAQGGRGEPPGEGPPPRSLEEKFLEENILLLRRQLNCLRRRDAGLLNQLQELDKQISDLRLDVEKTADEHLETDSRPSSGFYELSDGASGSLSNSSNSVFSECLSSCHSSTCFCSPLEATLNISDGRPKSADVHPKYQCDLVSKNGNDVYRYPSPLHAVAVQSPMFLLPVTENPQREEERLGCDISDVCAGSETDSGKSTNTFLPQSSWPAPCPSTSKRIDGYILSLVQKKTHAVRTNKPRTSLNADPTKGILRHGSMCVRQPAGVVAHSNVVNLKSSKQACLPSGGTTALDHVAPSPLKQRPREPAGEQLESRKAPLPPAFPPGVTSELQSKHLPRGTKPAPLELNRNAMAAAGDVPKENGQHFAASPKESPGKPVVLQPENRVSQPPKKILLKSNLQAARSSSPAVEERPALDFKSEGSSSQSLDDGLLVNAQYIPAQQQSVKLHKGTRNVKILKSSVLKHRPHLTNGLENGSQTLREKTKTVGKKCRFPDELDTNKKLKKPSSRGKRGSGLQPESGLQNRQAGLHKSAIRSHGHGREVVVAKPKHKRADYRRWKSSAEISYEEALRRARRNRREGVGVYSQVPLPYVSPYAYVASDSEYSAECESLFHSTVVDTSEDEQSNYTTNCFGDSESSLSEVEFVGESTTTSDSDESGGLIWSQFVQTLPIQTVTAPELHENAAKAFVKIKASHNLKKKILRFRSGSLKLMTTV
- the DACT1 gene encoding dapper homolog 1 isoform X4; amino-acid sequence: MKASPAVAAVAAAAGPGQAGGPREPDARWREKGEAEAERQRTRERLEATLAGLGELEYLRQRQELLVKSLLLRRPVGAVPGAQGGRGEPPGEGPPPRSLEEKFLEENILLLRRQLNCLRRRDAGLLNQLQELDKQISDLRLDVEKTADEHLETDSRPSSGFYELSDGASGSLSNSSNSVFNVHPKYQCDLVSKNGNDVYRYPSPLHAVAVQSPMFLLPVTENPQREEERLGCDISDVCAGSETDSGKSTNTFLPQSSWPAPCPSTSKRIDGYILSLVQKKTHAVRTNKPRTSLNADPTKGILRHGSMCVRQPAGVVAHSNVVNLKSSKQACLPSGGTTALDHVAPSPLKQRPREPAGEQLESRKAPLPPAFPPGVTSELQSKHLPRGTKPAPLELNRNAMAAAGDVPKENGQHFAASPKESPGKPVVLQPENRVSQPPKKILLKSNLQAARSSSPAVEERPALDFKSEGSSSQSLDDGLLVNAQYIPAQQQSVKLHKGTRNVKILKSSVLKHRPHLTNGLENGSQTLREKTKTVGKKCRFPDELDTNKKLKKPSSRGKRGSGLQPESGLQNRQAGLHKSAIRSHGHGREVVVAKPKHKRADYRRWKSSAEISYEEALRRARRNRREGVGVYSQVPLPYVSPYAYVASDSEYSAECESLFHSTVVDTSEDEQSNYTTNCFGDSESSLSEVEFVGESTTTSDSDESGGLIWSQFVQTLPIQTVTAPELHENAAKAFVKIKASHNLKKKILRFRSGSLKLMTTV